The following are encoded together in the Longimicrobium sp. genome:
- a CDS encoding 6-pyruvoyl trahydropterin synthase family protein, translated as MQLTRKVRFSAAHRYHRREWSDEQNREVFGPCANPHGHGHDYLLEVTVEGEVDAVTGFSVDLGRLDAVLRDEVIGPFDHQHLNHVVPEFAPGGLIPTSENILLLISHRLTPRLADVTIVRLRLHENPDFYVDYVPGT; from the coding sequence ATGCAGCTGACCAGGAAGGTGCGCTTCAGCGCGGCCCACCGGTACCACCGGCGGGAGTGGAGCGACGAGCAGAACCGCGAGGTGTTCGGGCCGTGCGCCAACCCGCACGGGCACGGGCACGACTACCTGCTGGAGGTGACGGTGGAGGGCGAGGTGGACGCGGTCACCGGCTTTTCGGTGGATCTGGGGCGGCTGGATGCCGTGCTGCGCGACGAGGTGATCGGTCCGTTCGACCATCAGCACCTGAACCACGTGGTTCCCGAGTTCGCGCCGGGCGGGCTGATCCCCACCTCGGAAAACATCCTGCTGCTGATCTCGCACCGGCTGACTCCCCGGCTAGCCGACGTTACCATCGTGCGGCTGCGGCTGCACGAGAAC